The Pseudoliparis swirei isolate HS2019 ecotype Mariana Trench chromosome 16, NWPU_hadal_v1, whole genome shotgun sequence genome includes a window with the following:
- the kbtbd2 gene encoding kelch repeat and BTB domain-containing protein 2: MSDLSERRPVNADYAVSLLEQLKFFYEQKLLTDVVLLVEDAEFPCHKMVLATCSSYFRAMFMSGLSESTQTHVHLRNVDPATLQIIIAYAYSGNLALSDSTVEPLYETACFLQVEDVLLRCRDYLVKKINAENCVRMLSIGDLFSCRELQQSAKRMVEHKFPMVYRQEAFLQLSHELLVDLLSSDNLNVEKEETVREAAMLWLEYNTEARSQHLSSVLSQIRIDALSEVTQRAWFQGLPPNDKSVVVQGLYKSMPKFFKPRLGMTKEETLIFMEAASEAQDGGGLAASGSPPTTVVCYSPQAEKVYKLSDPPGDLQKVGTLVTPDNDVFIAGGQVPLASAIAGRGKPAAAFRSADSFFWFDAQQNAWVAKTPMLCARVKPSLVHCEGHIYAIGGDDVGGELNRRTVERYDREKDEWSMASPLPFAWNWSTSVVAHDCIYVMTHDLMYCYFPRADTWAEMATRQTSRCFAAAAAFGDLIFYIGGLHVVGNSGARPPAGAADGPSVTVEIYDVGKNEWRQAASIPAKRYSDPCVRAVVLLGSLCIFMRETHMNERARYAIYQYDAELDRWYLRQPVSERVLWDLGKDFRCAVGKLYPSCLEESPWKPPTYLFSPDGAEEFEVDGELVTLPHV; the protein is encoded by the exons ATGTCGGATCTCAGCGAGCGCAGGCCGGTCAACGCGGACTACGCCGTCTCCCTGCTGGAGCAGCTCAAGTTCTTCTACGAGCAGAAGCTGCTGACCGACGtcgtgctgctggtggaggacgcCGAGTTCCCGTGTCACAAGATGGTCCTCGCCACGTGTAGCTCCTATTTCAG GGCGATGTTCATGAGCGGCCTCAGCGAGAGCACGCAGACGCACGTCCACCTGAGGAACGTGGACCCGGCCACGCTGCAGATCATCATCGCCTACGCCTACAGCGGCAACCTGGCGCTCAGCGACAGCACCGTGGAGCCGCTGTACGAGACGGCCTGCTTCCTGCAG GTGGAGGACGTGCTGCTGCGTTGCCGCGACTACCTGGTGAAGAAGATCAACGCGGAGAACTGCGTGCGCATGCTGAGCATCGGCGACCTGTTCAGCTGCCGCGAGCTGCAGCAGAGCGCCAAGCGCATGGTGGAGCACAAGTTCCCCATGGTGTACCGGCAGGAGGCCTTCCTGCAGCTGTCCCACGAGCTGCTGGTGGACCTGCTGAGCAGCGACAACCTCAacgtggagaaggaggagacggtGCGCGAGGCGGCCATGCTGTGGCTGGAGTACAACACGGAGGCGCGCTCGCAGCACCTGTCCTCCGTGCTCAGCCAGATCCGCATCGACGCGCTGTCGGAGGTGACGCAGCGCGCCTGGTTCCAGGGGCTGCCGCCCAACGACAAGTCGGTGGTGGTGCAGGGCCTCTACAAGTCCATGCCCAAGTTCTTCAAGCCGCGGCTCGGCATGACCAAGGAGGAGACGCTCATCTTCATGGAGGCGGCGTCGGAGGCGCAGGACGGCGGCGGCTTGGCGGCGTCCGGCTCGCCGCCCACCACGGTGGTGTGCTACAGCCCGCAGGCGGAGAAGGTGTACAAGCTGAGCGACCCGCCGGGCGACCTGCAGAAGGTGGGCACGCTGGTCACGCCGGACAACGACGTGTTCATCGCCGGCGGCCAGGTGCCGCTCGCCAGCGCCATCGCCGGCCGCGGCAAGCCGGCGGCGGCGTTCCGCTCGGCCGACAGCTTCTTCTGGTTCGACGCGCAGCAGAACGCCTGGGTGGCCAAGACGCCGATGCTGTGCGCCCGCGTCAAGCCGTCGCTCGTCCACTGCGAGGGCCACATCTACGCCATCGGCGGCGACGACGTGGGCGGCGAGCTGAACCGCCGCACGGTGGAGCGCTACGACCGCGAGAAGGACGAGTGGAGCATGGCGAGCCCGCTGCCCTTCGCCTGGAACTGGAGCACCTCGGTGGTGGCGCACGACTGCATCTACGTGATGACGCACGACCTCATGTACTGCTACTTCCCGCGCGCCGACACCTGGGCGGAGATGGCCACGCGGCAGACCAGCCGCTgcttcgccgccgccgccgccttcgGCGACCTCATCTTCTACATCGGCGGCCTCCACGTGGTCGGCAACTCGGGCGCCCGGCCGCCCGCCGGCGCCGCCGACGGCCCCTCCGTCACGGTGGAGATCTACGACGTGGGCAAGAACGAGTGGCGCCAGGCCGCCAGCATCCCCGCCAAGCGCTACTCGGACCCGTGCGTGCGCGCCGTGGTGCTGCTCGGCTCGCTGTGCATCTTCATGCGCGAGACGCACATGAACGAGCGCGCCCGCTACGCCATCTACCAGTACGACGCGGAGCTGGACCGCTGGTACCTGCGGCAGCCGGTGTCGGAGCGCGTGCTCTGGGACCTCGGGAAGGACTTCCGCTGCGCCGTGGGGAAGCTGTACCCCTCGTGCCTGGAGGAGTCCCCCTGGAAGCCGCCCACCTACCTGTTCTCCCCCGACGGCGCCGAGGAGTTCGAGGTGGACGGGGAGCTGGTGACCCTCCCCCAcgtgtag